Proteins encoded in a region of the Zea mays cultivar B73 chromosome 4, Zm-B73-REFERENCE-NAM-5.0, whole genome shotgun sequence genome:
- the LOC103653468 gene encoding transcription factor AIG1 — protein MWEGGGFHGSHEALLLQAAGSGAADYGHGAGPALLPWLGPAAGAAPGFSYMAPHHAQPGPSGAEAAASPFGFGGGGYSDGGVGGQFGVFGGPETALPAPHGLAAAAGGGTSAMQHGSRMVSGLLGTLQMELGRMAAKEIMDAKALAASRSHSEAERRRRQRINSHLARLRSLLPNTSKTDKASLLAEVIEHVKELKRQTSAVLDVEGEEAAAARQRLQLLPTEADDLAVDATEDGEGRLVVRASLCCEDRAGLIPDIARALAALRLRAHRAEIATLGGRVRNVLLITAAADDDDGEGEGDDDDDDVEGDGGCAGGNASSSRRHELVASIQEALRGVMDCKTASSDTSSSSNGGGSMKRQRMSGAHEQGSL, from the exons ATGTGGGAAGGCGGCGGCTTTCACGGCAGCCACGAGGCGCTCCTGCTGCAGGCCGCCGGATCAGGAGCGGCCGACTACGGGCACGGCGCCGGCCCGGCGCTCCTGCCGTGGCTCGGCCCGGCCGCCGGCGCCGCGCCGGGGTTCTCCTACATGGCCCCACACCACGCGCAGCCGGGGCCGTCGGGCGCTGAGGCGGCCGCGAGCCCTTTCGGCTTCGGCGGCGGCGGGTACAGCGACGGCGGGGTGGGTGGACAATTCGGGGTGTTCGGCGGCCCAGAGACCGCGCTGCCTGCGCCGCACGGTCTGGCTGCCGCAGCCGGTGGTGGGACGTCGGCGATGCAGCACGGGTCGAGGATGGTGTCCGGCCTTCTGGGCACCCTGCAGATGGAGCTGGGGCGGATGGCGGCCAAGGAGATCATGGACGCCAAGGCGCTGGCGGCCTCTCGCAGCCAcagcgaggccgagcgccgccgccgccagcgcATCAACAGCCACCTCGCCAGGCTCCGCAGCCTGCTCCCCAACACCTCCAAG ACGGACAAGGCGTCGCTGCTGGCCGAGGTGATCGAGCACGTCAAGGAGCTGAAGCGGCAGACGTCGGCGGTGCTCGATGTCGAGGGGGAGGAGGCCGCGGCGGCGCGGCAGCGCCTGCAGCTCCTGCCCACGGAGGCGGACGACCTGGCGGTGGACGCCACGGAGGACGGCGAGGGCAGGCTGGTCGTGCGAGCGTCGCTGTGCTGCGAGGACCGCGCCGGCCTCATCCCCGACATCGCCCgcgcgctcgccgcgctccgcctccgGGCGCACCGCGCCGAGATCGCCACGCTCGGCGGCCGCGTCCGCAACGTGCTGCTCatcaccgccgccgccgacgacgacgatggggaaggagaaggagacgacgacgacgacgacgtcgaAGGCGATGGCGGGTGCGCCGGCGGCAACGCCTCGTCCAGCCGGAGGCACGAGCTCGTCGCGTCCATCCAGGAGGCGCTGCGCGGCGTCATGGACTGCAAGACGGCGAGCAGCGACACTTCCTCCTCGTCTAACGGCGGCGGGAGCATGAAGAGGCAGCGCATGAGTGGTGCGCATGAGCAAGGTTCGCTTTAG